Sequence from the Neisseria subflava genome:
AAAAATATCATTCTTCAGCGGCATGACTACATCAGTATGCACGCCGTTACTGACTAAAAATAAAGTAATTTCCCCTTTGGGCTGCTCTTCATTAAGCGGCAATGAAGCCATCATCCAAGCAGACAAAAAATACAATAGGGCAAAAATAGGGATAATCAGCGCTATTTTGCCGATTTTTTTGAGGATGTGAAGGAAGGAACGCATTCGTTTTTTTTAAAGGCAATTAAGTTTGAAGGTGTGTATTTTCCATTAAATTTGTACTTTTTTCATTAGAAATGAATAGATGGTATCTTGCGACTAATGATAAAAATGGTTGTTTAACTTGAATAAAAAAAGGCCGTCTGAAATATTCAGACGGCCTTTTTCCAATTAAAACGGGATACCAAATCTCATCTCAATCCATGTTGGAACGCTTATTTTGCAGAGCTGCTGACCTGTTTCATCCAGGCAAATAGTTCGTCCAAGTCATAATCGCCGCCGTGGCCGACATACCAAGGCAGGGCGTAGTCAACGGTTTGGCCGTTGTTTTGCAGTTTGGCGGCTAAGATGGCGGAGACTGCCAGTGAGGTGTCGCGGTCGTTGGTGCCGACGCGGATGCGCCAGTTTTGCGGCAGATTTACGCCCGGTTTGCCGATGTAGTTGAGCGGGTTCATGATTTTGATGGTTTCTTCATCTGCGATTTCGGCGTTGGCGGCGGTGTTGTGTTGCATGGAGAACGCGGTGAAGTGGCGTTTGTCGACGGTATTGGTGCCGAAGAGTTGGTTTTCGCCTGTGCTTAAATCTACGCCGTCAAAGGCCGGCGGTGTTTTTTGGCGGCCGGCGGCTTTGGCGTAGGCATCGAAATCGACGGAGACGACTTTGCCTTTGCGGACGGTCAGCCAAGTGCGGTCTCTTAGGTCTTTGCCTGCATCAAGCTGGGCTTGTGCGGATTGGGCAATTAAACCGGCAATATGGTTTTTAAAGCTGCCGTTGCCTTGGGCGTCCAGTGTCAGGGGTTTGCCTTCGGGGGATTTCAGGTTCAGGCTGTTGAGGTATGCGGGGTATAGGGGTTTGAGGAGGTCGGACAGTTTTTTCTCGTTATCGGTCAGTGTACCTGCGACCAGCTCGCGTTTGACGCGGTAGTCGAGCATGGAAATGTTCATTTTTTTGTAGTCGTTGATACCGTTGAACTGCCATTCGTAAGCCATGTCGGCATGGTCCAAATCGGTAATCGGACAGTAGGCGGATACGGCGAAAACTTTGTCGCTGCCGTCTGCCGCTCCTAAGGCTTCGAGGTGGTTTTCGTAATCTTTTTGGTCGGCTGTTGCGCCTAAGAGGGCGGACATTGCGCCGCCTGCGCTTGTGCCGTTGGAAATGATTTTTTCGGCATCACCGGGCATGACTTTGTCGTTGGCTTTCAGGTAACGGACGGCGGCTTTCAAATCAACGATAGCGGCAGGTGCTTTACCGGTGGGTTCTGTCCGGCCGCGTGCGCCAGGGGATGCGACGACGTAGCCTTTGGAGAGGGCAACCAGGGCGGCGTTGGGCGATTTTTGGCCGTCTTCAGGCTCGCCGCGTTTGCCTTCTAAAGCAGGTTTGCCGGGTTTGGCCGGCATATAGCCGCCGATTTGGTTGGGCAGGAAAATCGGTGCGGTTTCGGCGTTGAAACCGTCTATCTCACCGCCGTTGTAATAGGCTTCGGGTACATAAATATTGATGATTTCGTAACGGGTATCGACAGGATTGCGGACGTAAACTACGCCTTCGTAAGCGCGGAATTTAACCGCCTGACCGTTCACTTCGATGCTTTGTTCGGTGTATTTTTGTTTGGAGAAGTCTAGGTCGTAGGTGTCTGCGGTTTTGACGGAAGCGCAGGCGCTCAATCCCAGCGCGACAGAAACGGATAAGAGGGTTTTGTTTAGGGCGTTCATCATCATACTTTCTGAAGAGGTGAACGGATATGATAACCAATACTCAGGCCGTCTGAAACACCAAGTCGGGTTTCAGACGGCCTGATTTTTTTGTAGCGTTATGCGGTGTTGTACGTTACGTTTGTAAGGTAATATCGGTTTGAATTTTATCTATTTGATAAATATGAATTTAATAAGGCGTTGTGCCTTAAAAAATCTATTGATTCGGTATCTGTAAAAGTTTGAATCTGTCTTGTAAATCAGTATGCAGAACAGGCATTCTTGCTTTCTTCACAGATTGGTTCTGCTTGTCAGAACGTTTTGCTCAATTCGACAAACATTTTGGTTTTGCCGTATTCGTAGAACTTGTCGTTGCTCCATGTTTTGTTGTGGGCAATGGTCAGGCGTGGGGTGATGCCTTTGAAATGGAGGGCGCGATGCCATACGCTCAGGGAGGCGGAGGCTTCTTTGTCGCGGCGGTTTTGTTCGTTGCTGAAGAAGCTGGGGGCTTGGTAATGGCGTTGGGCGGCGCTGAGGCGTAGGACGGTGGAGAGGCCTTTGGGCCATTCTTGTCCCCATGTGGTGCGCAGGGCGTAGCGGTTGAAGCTGTCGCTTTTGTCGTCGCGGTTGCGTTCGCGGTAGAGGTCGATACCGGCTACCCAGTATTGGCGCGCGTTGCGGTAGTACACGATGGAGTTGCTGAGCAGTTGGCTGGTATTGTTGGAATGCTCGCGGCGGCTGTTTTTCAGACGGCCTGCTTCAAATGCGCTGAGGGTTTGCAGCTTGGGTTGCCACCAATGGTTGTAGTGGAGGCGTGCGCCGTTGGTGTAGGTGTAGGGGTCGTTGCCGTAGAAGCGGCGTTCGTGGAACGGGGTAATGCCGATATCGTTGTGCTGGTCGGCATAGCCGATGCCTGCTGAGAAGCGTGTGGTGAGGTCGTTGTAGTTGGTGTGTTTGGGGTAGATTTTGCCGTAGTGGTCTGCGCCTGCCGTGGCATAGAAGCCGCGTGGCAGCGACCATTTTTTTTCTGCACCGATTTGGTAATGGATGGCGGTGGCATCGATGGGTTCGGGGAATGTCCAGCCTCGGAAGCAGTCGTCGTCAGGATAGGCAAGGCGCACGGCGCGGCATTGTTCGTCGTTCAGGTGGTTGCCCAGACGGCGTTGGCCGGGAGCTTGGTTAATGTTTTGTTCGCGCGTGATGTTCAAGCCGGCGTTGAATTGCCATGAGTCGCGTTCGCGTAGGGCTTTGCGGTAGGTTTCGAGGCGTTCTTGCAAGGCAGGAGGGAGGGATTCGGTTTGCAGTTTGTCGAACTGGTCGGCTGCGGCTTCGTTTTGTTTGTCTTCAAACAAGGCGGTTGCAAGCTGCCAGCGGACGGCGGAAGCATCGGGCTGCTCGGCGATAAAGCGGCGGTAATAGCCGACGGCTTCGGCGGCGCGCCCTTCAGATTGGGCAAGCAAACCTTTGGCATAGCGCGCCATGGCGCGGTCGTGTTCGGGCCATTGTTCGTAAATGGGCAAAACGGCTTTGATGCCGGGGATGTTGTGGGCGACGACGGCGGAATACATGACGCGTGCCAGTAATTCGGTGTTGGCAAGCAGGGTGTCGGCATCGACGTTGATGATTTTTTCAGACGGCCTGTTTGTCTGCTCGGCAGGGATGTTGTGCGTTTCAGGCTGTTGGGGTTCGGCTGTGTTGACTTGAAGCTCGGGTTTTACGTCAGGCGGCACATCGGCGGCTTGAAGGGAAAGGGGAAGGATGGCGAGGAGGAGCAGACGTTTTTTCATGGCAATGTTTGGAATGTTATCGGTATAAGTGGGCAGATTGTACAATGTTTTGAGTCGGAAATTTTGTAAACCGATTGCCATTTTATCTGATAAAGACGACAAAAGGCCGTCTGAAACCTGATGGGATTTCAGACGGCCTTTGTTTGCGAGTCGGATTTAGTTTTGATCCAAGTCCAAATCGGCTTTGTATTCGATACGGCCTTGGCCTTTGTCTTCGATGGAAACGTCCAGCTCTTGTTTGCCGCGTTTGAATTTCAGATCAGCATCGTCGTGTTTGATTTCAGACTCAACCACATGGAAACCTTTGCTACGCGCGTGGGCGATCACTTTTTTGGCCAAGGAAGGAATGGAATTGCGTTGGCCGGAAAGTTCGGCTTCGTATTCAAATTCGCCGTCGCCTTGATGATCGGCTTTGATGGTGTGCGCGCCATCCGGACGGTAAATTTCGGAAGGCAGCGGGGAGGCGAATGCCGTGGCGGAGAAAAGAGCCAAAATGCCGGTGGCCAGTAACGATTTTGCTTTGGTCATCGGTTTTCCTTTCTGAAAAGGGTTTTGAGAACGAAATCATCTTATCGGCATGCCTGAGGGGGCGGCAAGCGGATAAACCTGATTTTACGCGCGGCTACATGATTTGTTTGGAGGACGTTGATTCTTTGCTTTGGGCTGGTGTTTGCTTGCAGAAAAATGCTGCTGGAAAGACTTAGCCGAGGCGGAACAATTCGCTGCCGTGCGCCTTCAGCCATTGTTTGGCTTGGTCGACATGCGGCGTGAGCGAGTGGGTTAGAGCCCAAAATGCAGGGCTGTGGTCGGGATGGCGCAGGTGGGCGAGTTCGTGCAGGCAGACGTAGTCGGCGACATATTCGGGCGCACCGATGAGCCGCCAGTTGAGGCGGATGCCGGTGGTGTGGCGGCAAACGCCCCAGAAGGTTTTGGCGTTGGAAAGGGAAATGGCGCTCGGGGTTAGGCGGGTGTTTCGGATATGGCCTTCGAGGCGTGGCAGCAGATATTCGTGTGCACGCTCGTGCAGGAAGCGGCGCAAATGGATGAGTTGGGCGGCGTTTTCTTTTTCGGGCAACAGAATTTCAGACGGCCTGATTTGGATGTGGTTTGCCGTGTGGATGGACAAAGCCGTCTGAACGCCTTGATACCAAATCCATTCGGGAAGTGTGTCGGTGGGTGTTTGTCGGGCCGGTGTCTTGTTTAGGGTACGGCGCAGTAGGGCTTCGTTGTCGTTCAGCCATTGGGTAAAGGTGCGCTGGGTAACAAACGGAGGGATGTTGATGCTGACGGTATCGGCGGAAACGGGGCGCAAGATGAGGTTTTTCTTGGCACTGCGTTTGAGCTGGATATGAATGGTCAGGCCGTCTGAAAGGGTGTGGGTATGGAGGTGGGGCATGATGTTGAGAAAAATATTGGACGGCATGGAAAGGGTGGGTATAGCGGTCCACCCGATGGAATGATTTATTTGGTTTTGGGCGCGAACGGGCCTTGTCCGGTAATCAGGGGCTGTTGGCTTTCGATCCATTGCTCGCATTGGGCCATGAGTTCGGCTTCATTGCCGTTGTTGTGGGCAATGGGTTTGCCGATGATGACGCTGACTGTGCCGGGGTATTTGAGGAAGGAGTTGCGCGGCCAAAACTCGCCGCTATTGAGTGCGACGGGGACGATGTCCATCTCGAACATTTTTGCCATGCGCGCGCCGCCGAGCTTGTAGCGGCCTTTTTCACCGGGCGACAGGCGTGTGCCTTCGGGGAAAATGGTAATCCAATAGCCTTCGTTTTTACGCGCAAGGCCTTGTTCTAAGAGTTGTTTGTTGGCTTCGCGGCTGTTGCTGCGGTCGATGCCGATGGTTTTAACCAGCTTCAAGCCCCAGCCGAAGAAAGGGATTTTGAAGAGCTCGCGTTTGGCAACATAGACTTGCGGCGGAAAAATCTCTTGCAGAGCGAGGGTTTCCCAGCCGCTTTGGTGTTTGGCGCAGATGATGGCAGGGTGGTCGGGAATGTTTTCCGCGCCGCTTAAGGTGTAGTTCAAACCAATGATGTGCTTGAGCGACCAGTTGAGGATACGCACCCAAACTTGCGCCATTTTGTGCGCGCCGCCTTGAAAGGGCAGGGCAAGCAGCATAAAGGGGAACAGCAAAATAATGCTAGAGGAAAGGATGAACCAGTAAATCAGGTTGCGGATAATCAGCATATCGGGGGAAAGTCAGTCGTTTGAAGGCCGTCTGAACACCGTTGTCGGCAGTTTTCAGACGGCCTTGTCGTTTATAGGATGGCTTGCGCGGCTTCTTCGATTTGTGTGTTTTCACGCATGATGTATTGCGAGAAAGCGAGCAGGTTGTCGAAGACTTGGGTGTGCTCGGGCAGGTCTTGCTCGTGTTTGGCCAGTGTTTTTTTGCCTTTGCCGGTCAGGACGAGCGCGGATTTGCCGCCTGCGGCATCAATGGCTTGCAGGTCGCGCAGGCTGTCGCCGACCAGCCAGGTTTCGGCGGCATTGGCCTTGAAGCGTTCGATAATGTCGATAATCATGCCGGGCTTGGGTTTGCGGCATTCGCAGTTGTCAACGGCGGTATGCGGGCAAAACCAAATGCCGTCGATGGTGCCGCCTGCTTGAACGGCAAGGCGGTGCATTTTTGCGTGCATTTCGGTCAGGTCTTGCACGGTAAAGTATTTGCGGCCGATACCGGATTGGTTGGTGGCCACGGCGATGGTGTAGCCTGCCTGCGTTAAAAAGGCGATGGCATCCATGCTGCCTTCGATGGGAATCCATTCGTCAACGGATTTGACGAAATCGTCGCGGTCTTGGTTGATGACGCCGTCGCGGTCGAGGATGATGAGTTTCATGGTGTGGGCTCTTATTTTTCTGCTTTCAAACTGCTTTTCCATTTTTCAAAGGCCGTCTGAAAAACGGGTGTCAGTTTGGCGAAGGTTTCCGGGGTGTTTTTGACGTGGTAGAAGCCGCCGAGCGAGGGCGTGTCAAGGGCGAGGACGTAGTCTTCCATAAATGCGCCGTAGCCGTCTTCTTCGTCGGTGTAGTAGAACTCGGTAAACCGGTGGCCGAGTTCGGTAAAGTCGTCCGCCGTCAATGCGCCGTCCATGTGTTTGAGCAGGAAGTGCCGTCCGCTGATTTTGCCCGAGGTCATGGCGGCGAAGTCGGCTGCGGTTTCTGGGGCGGTTTGCCAGACGGGTTTGACGAGGCCTGCCTGTGCCGCCCACTGCCAGTACATGCCGATGTGGGTAGCGGCGTTTTCGGGCGGGAGCTGGTCGGGATAGTCTTCGTCGAGATGGAAACGGATATTGTCGTACATGGACGGGGTTCGTTGGGGGAAAGAGGGTATTGTAGCGGAAAATAATGAATTAGGCCGTCTGAAAGAGGGTGTTTCAGACGGCCTTAAGGGAATTTAACCTTTAAATACGGGAACAAGCTCCAGTTGGCTCAATATTTGGGCGGCAATGTTGATGATGCCGAAGAGGAAGACCCAAACCATCAGCCAGAATCCGCCGTAAACTTTGTAGTTTTTGCTGGCGCCGAATTTATGGCGCGAGCGGTAGAGCAGCATGGCGGGGATGATGCCTGTCCAGATGGTTGCGGCCAGACCGACGTAGCCGATGGCGGTAACGAAGCCGGTAGGGAAGAGCAGGCAGGAAATCAAAGGCGGCAGGAAGGTCAGTGCGGCAGTTTTGGTACGGCCGGAGATGCTGTCGTTCCATTTGAAGATGTCGGCGATGTAGTCGAACAGGCCGAGTGTTACGCCGAGGAAGGACGTTGCGATTGCCATGTAGGAGAACAGAGTCAACACTTTGTCCATATTGCCGGTTTGGGCGAACTTGGACAGCGTTTCGATCAGGACGGAAACTTGTCCTTCTGCGGCGATAACCGGTGCGAACTCGTTGCGCGGCAGGTTGCCTTGGATGGCGATTTGCCAGAGGATGTAAATCACAAGCGCAATCAGCGTTCCTGCCCATAGGGATTTGGCCACTTTAGGCGCGTCGCCTTTAAAGTATTTGAGCAGGCTGGAAACGTTACCGTGGAAACCGAATGAGGCAAGGCAGACGGGCAGGGCAGTGGCGGCATACATCCAGTAGCTGGTGCCGGCAGGGGCTTGGGTGTCGAACAGGACAGGCATTTTGGCATCGGCAATCAGGCCGCCGGTTGCCCAAATAAAAGTCAATACCATGCCGCCGATGAGGATGCTGGTAAAGCGGTCAACCAAGCGTGCGGATGCCCAAACGCAAAAGGCGAGAATGCCGAAGAAGACGAGTTGGCCGACGGTGAGCGAGATTTCACCGCCTACTGCGCTGCCGATGCCTTTGGCGGTCAGGTCGCCGCCGACGAAGATGTAGGCGTAGGTGAGCAGGTATAAAACGAAAGCGACGGCAACGCCGTTGATGACGTTCCAAGCCGGGCCGAGCAGGTCTTTAACCATAGTGTCGAAGCTGGCACCGTGCGGATAATGGGTGTTGACTTCCAAAATCATCAGGCCGCTGGAGAGCATGGAAAACCAGGTGTACAGCAACACGACCAGCGAGCCGGCAAACCATACGCCGGATGTGGCGGTCGGGTTGGCAAGCATGCCTGCGCCGATAACCGTACCGGCGATAATCATCGCGCCGCCGAATAGGGAAGGGGTTTTGGTTGACATTGTTTATCTTTCTTCTAGAAATGCGTGGCTGCCATTATGCCGTAAAGTGTAAGAAAAGGTAAAGCAAAGGCCGTCTGAAAACCCGATTGTCGTTTTCAGACGGCCTTTGATGTGTATAAATGCAACTGATTAAATCAATTTTCGCAGTTTCAATTCGTTTTTCAGATACGCGTAATAAACCGGCGCGACGATGATGCCGCCGATGCCGAAAATGCGTTCAAAGACGACCATCGCCACCAGCAATTCCCATGCGCTGGATTCAATTTCCGAGCCGATGATTTTGGCGTTGAGGAAATATTCGAGTTTATGGATGACGACGAGGAAAACCAACGAGGCGAGGGCGACGTAAAGCGATGCGCCGAGGCTCAAAATAATGATGATGGTGTTGGAAATCAGGTTGCCCGCCACCGGAATCAGGCCGACGATAAAGGCGACGATCAGAACGGTCATTTTAAACGGCAGGTCAACGCCGAACAGCGGTAAAACCAAGTAAAGGTACAGGCCGGTTAGGAAGGTGTCGATCAGTGAGATTTTGACTTGGGCGAGGAACACGCGTTCAAAGCTGGTTTCAAAATTGACGATGCGGTGCACCAATTCGGCTTTAAACAATGGCATTTTGCGGCGGTTTTTGCGCATTTTCAGGCGGTGGAAACTGAGCATGGCGCCGATGATGATGCCGATGAGGATGTACACGAAGGACGTGATGCTGTTTTTACTGATACGGGTCAGCGCGGCGCGGTATTCTTCAATCAGCTTGATTGCCGAGGCTTTGATTTCGGCCATATTGTTGGGCAACATATTGAGAATGGCAGCAGGCAGGTCTTGGCTGTTTTTGGTGTCTTCCAAAATCGCCGCCAGCTTGGCCAGCATAAAGCCGACGTGGCCGCCATGTATCAGGTGGTAAATGCCCAAAGACATCATCGCAATGATGCTGAATACGATGGCCAGCGTCAGCGTAGTGGAAATCAGGTTGATATTGTGCGCGTTGAGCGATTTATGCAGTCGCGTGTTGCGCGGTAAAACACGGCGGCGGAGTTTGAGGATCACGCCGTTGGTGCGCGTAATAAAGATATAGGTCAGGATAACCGACAGCAGCAGTGGCAGAAAATGGTAGTGCAAGACAATCAGCAAGGCCAAGCCCATCAGGATATAGGAAGCGTTACGGAAAGTCGGGTTGTCGGAGTGGGAAGAGAGTAAGGACATGTGAAGCCAATAAGGTAAAAAGCAAAAAAGTAGGTCAGGCCGTCTGAAAAATCATGTTCAGACGGCCTAACTTAATGACAGCGATTAATCGTGCAATGAGGCCGCGTGTACCGTGTTTTCCAACAAAGTAGCAATCGTCATCGGGCCGACACCGCCGGGAACGGGCGTAATCATGGAAGCGCGTTCTTTGGCGACATCAAACTCCACATCGCCGCACAGGCTGCCGTCGTCCAAGCGGTTGATGCCCACATCGATAACGACTGCGCCGGGTTTGACCCATTCGCCTTTAACGAAATTCGGAATGCCTACGCCGACCACCAAAATATCTGCGGCAGCAACTTCATCGGCAAGGTTTTGCGTGGCGCTGTGGCAGATGGTTACCGTCGCGCGGGACAGCAGTAATTCCAACGCCTGCGGACGGCCGACAATATTGGACGCGCCGACGACGACTGCTTTTTTGCCTTTCGGGTCGATGCCGTAGGCTTCCAACAAAGTCATCACACCTTTGGGTGTACAAGGGCGCATCAGCGGCATTTTGACGACTAGGCGGCCGACGTTGTAAGGGTGGAAGCCGTCCACATCTTTATGCGGCACGATACGTTCCAAAACTGCCTGGCTGTCGATGTGGGCCGGCAGCGGCAGTTGTACCAAAATACCGTCGACGGCAGAATCGCCGTTCAATTCGTCCACCAGTTTCAATAAATCGTCTTGCGTGGTTTCAGACGGCAGCTCGTAAGAGCGCGATTCAATGCCGCTTTTTTGGCAGGCCAGTTTTTTATTGCGTACATAAACCGCGCTGGCAGGGTCGTCGCCGACCAATACCACCGCCAAACAAGGCGTGTGCAAACCTTTTTCCTGACGCGCCTTTACCGCCTGCGCGACCGCCTCGATGCGTTGCTGGGAGATTTTTTTTCCGTCTATAAGTTGAGCAGTCATGATTTTCCTTCTAAATAGGGACAAATATTGCGTTCAAATTATCGCATTTTTCAGACGGCCTGACACAAAAGAGTGGACCTGATGACGAAACATAAAAATAAATAATGATTAAAAATAATAAGATAAATAAAAAATAGAAAAATAAAGCAAAGTAAGTGTTGACCGGGATGAAAAGGGTCTGTATAGTTCGGGTCTTCAGTCGGGGCGTAGCGCAGCCCGGTTAGCGCATCTGCTTTGGGAGCAGAGGGTCGTGAGTTCGAATCCCACCGCCCCGACCACAAAATTCTTAGCACGAATCGGCATGAGCGCCCGTAGCTCAACCGGATAGAGCACCGACCTTCTAAGTCGGGGGTTACAGGTTCGATTCCTGTCGGGCGTGCCAATTTTTACGGTGGCTGTAGCTCAGTTGGTAGAGCCCTGGATTGTGATTCCAGTTGTCGTGGGTTCGAGCCCCATCAGCCACCCCAGATGAAAGCCTGCATATTGTATGCAGGCTTTTTTCCGTTTATGCCCTGAATTTTACTTCAAGTTTATTGGGTTTCAAAAACAGTGTTCATCAAACCGTTCCATCATGGCTGCGGCAAAAACGGCGTCTGCGGTGTCTGTCAAATGCCGATGAATACGCAGTCAAGCCCGAATATCGTACCGTTCGGTATCTTTTTATGGCGTTTCGCCGTTATCCTTTATAATACCCCGATTATTTTCTGTTTTATTTCCAAAGGAACCGCATCATGTCCGAATGGTCAGCTCCAGAATTCGAATCCAAAATCTGTCCGCCCGAAAAGCTGGCGGAGCGTTTGGCGGCATTGCCCCGTCCGCTGGTGTTTACCAACGGCTGTTTCGATATTCTCCACCGAGGCCATGTAACGTATCTGGCGCAGGCGCGATCGGCCGGTGCGGCTTTGGTATTGGCGTTGAATACCGATGC
This genomic interval carries:
- a CDS encoding subtype B tannase, with product MNALNKTLLSVSVALGLSACASVKTADTYDLDFSKQKYTEQSIEVNGQAVKFRAYEGVVYVRNPVDTRYEIINIYVPEAYYNGGEIDGFNAETAPIFLPNQIGGYMPAKPGKPALEGKRGEPEDGQKSPNAALVALSKGYVVASPGARGRTEPTGKAPAAIVDLKAAVRYLKANDKVMPGDAEKIISNGTSAGGAMSALLGATADQKDYENHLEALGAADGSDKVFAVSAYCPITDLDHADMAYEWQFNGINDYKKMNISMLDYRVKRELVAGTLTDNEKKLSDLLKPLYPAYLNSLNLKSPEGKPLTLDAQGNGSFKNHIAGLIAQSAQAQLDAGKDLRDRTWLTVRKGKVVSVDFDAYAKAAGRQKTPPAFDGVDLSTGENQLFGTNTVDKRHFTAFSMQHNTAANAEIADEETIKIMNPLNYIGKPGVNLPQNWRIRVGTNDRDTSLAVSAILAAKLQNNGQTVDYALPWYVGHGGDYDLDELFAWMKQVSSSAK
- a CDS encoding surface lipoprotein assembly modifier produces the protein MKKRLLLLAILPLSLQAADVPPDVKPELQVNTAEPQQPETHNIPAEQTNRPSEKIINVDADTLLANTELLARVMYSAVVAHNIPGIKAVLPIYEQWPEHDRAMARYAKGLLAQSEGRAAEAVGYYRRFIAEQPDASAVRWQLATALFEDKQNEAAADQFDKLQTESLPPALQERLETYRKALRERDSWQFNAGLNITREQNINQAPGQRRLGNHLNDEQCRAVRLAYPDDDCFRGWTFPEPIDATAIHYQIGAEKKWSLPRGFYATAGADHYGKIYPKHTNYNDLTTRFSAGIGYADQHNDIGITPFHERRFYGNDPYTYTNGARLHYNHWWQPKLQTLSAFEAGRLKNSRREHSNNTSQLLSNSIVYYRNARQYWVAGIDLYRERNRDDKSDSFNRYALRTTWGQEWPKGLSTVLRLSAAQRHYQAPSFFSNEQNRRDKEASASLSVWHRALHFKGITPRLTIAHNKTWSNDKFYEYGKTKMFVELSKTF
- a CDS encoding M48 family metallopeptidase; translated protein: MPSNIFLNIMPHLHTHTLSDGLTIHIQLKRSAKKNLILRPVSADTVSINIPPFVTQRTFTQWLNDNEALLRRTLNKTPARQTPTDTLPEWIWYQGVQTALSIHTANHIQIRPSEILLPEKENAAQLIHLRRFLHERAHEYLLPRLEGHIRNTRLTPSAISLSNAKTFWGVCRHTTGIRLNWRLIGAPEYVADYVCLHELAHLRHPDHSPAFWALTHSLTPHVDQAKQWLKAHGSELFRLG
- a CDS encoding lysophospholipid acyltransferase family protein, encoding MLIIRNLIYWFILSSSIILLFPFMLLALPFQGGAHKMAQVWVRILNWSLKHIIGLNYTLSGAENIPDHPAIICAKHQSGWETLALQEIFPPQVYVAKRELFKIPFFGWGLKLVKTIGIDRSNSREANKQLLEQGLARKNEGYWITIFPEGTRLSPGEKGRYKLGGARMAKMFEMDIVPVALNSGEFWPRNSFLKYPGTVSVIIGKPIAHNNGNEAELMAQCEQWIESQQPLITGQGPFAPKTK
- the gmhB gene encoding D-glycero-beta-D-manno-heptose 1,7-bisphosphate 7-phosphatase, which codes for MKLIILDRDGVINQDRDDFVKSVDEWIPIEGSMDAIAFLTQAGYTIAVATNQSGIGRKYFTVQDLTEMHAKMHRLAVQAGGTIDGIWFCPHTAVDNCECRKPKPGMIIDIIERFKANAAETWLVGDSLRDLQAIDAAGGKSALVLTGKGKKTLAKHEQDLPEHTQVFDNLLAFSQYIMRENTQIEEAAQAIL
- a CDS encoding cell surface protein, giving the protein MYDNIRFHLDEDYPDQLPPENAATHIGMYWQWAAQAGLVKPVWQTAPETAADFAAMTSGKISGRHFLLKHMDGALTADDFTELGHRFTEFYYTDEEDGYGAFMEDYVLALDTPSLGGFYHVKNTPETFAKLTPVFQTAFEKWKSSLKAEK
- a CDS encoding aromatic amino acid transporter, whose product is MSTKTPSLFGGAMIIAGTVIGAGMLANPTATSGVWFAGSLVVLLYTWFSMLSSGLMILEVNTHYPHGASFDTMVKDLLGPAWNVINGVAVAFVLYLLTYAYIFVGGDLTAKGIGSAVGGEISLTVGQLVFFGILAFCVWASARLVDRFTSILIGGMVLTFIWATGGLIADAKMPVLFDTQAPAGTSYWMYAATALPVCLASFGFHGNVSSLLKYFKGDAPKVAKSLWAGTLIALVIYILWQIAIQGNLPRNEFAPVIAAEGQVSVLIETLSKFAQTGNMDKVLTLFSYMAIATSFLGVTLGLFDYIADIFKWNDSISGRTKTAALTFLPPLISCLLFPTGFVTAIGYVGLAATIWTGIIPAMLLYRSRHKFGASKNYKVYGGFWLMVWVFLFGIINIAAQILSQLELVPVFKG
- a CDS encoding AI-2E family transporter, producing the protein MSLLSSHSDNPTFRNASYILMGLALLIVLHYHFLPLLLSVILTYIFITRTNGVILKLRRRVLPRNTRLHKSLNAHNINLISTTLTLAIVFSIIAMMSLGIYHLIHGGHVGFMLAKLAAILEDTKNSQDLPAAILNMLPNNMAEIKASAIKLIEEYRAALTRISKNSITSFVYILIGIIIGAMLSFHRLKMRKNRRKMPLFKAELVHRIVNFETSFERVFLAQVKISLIDTFLTGLYLYLVLPLFGVDLPFKMTVLIVAFIVGLIPVAGNLISNTIIIILSLGASLYVALASLVFLVVIHKLEYFLNAKIIGSEIESSAWELLVAMVVFERIFGIGGIIVAPVYYAYLKNELKLRKLI
- the folD gene encoding bifunctional methylenetetrahydrofolate dehydrogenase/methenyltetrahydrofolate cyclohydrolase FolD — protein: MTAQLIDGKKISQQRIEAVAQAVKARQEKGLHTPCLAVVLVGDDPASAVYVRNKKLACQKSGIESRSYELPSETTQDDLLKLVDELNGDSAVDGILVQLPLPAHIDSQAVLERIVPHKDVDGFHPYNVGRLVVKMPLMRPCTPKGVMTLLEAYGIDPKGKKAVVVGASNIVGRPQALELLLSRATVTICHSATQNLADEVAAADILVVGVGIPNFVKGEWVKPGAVVIDVGINRLDDGSLCGDVEFDVAKERASMITPVPGGVGPMTIATLLENTVHAASLHD